In Mycolicibacterium aubagnense, the DNA window GCGAAGAATGCCTCCATGGCCCGGTACCGACCGCCGGGGTTGACGCGGGCCTGCGGCCGGAGCGGATCCACCCCGACCTGCAAGAGGCCCAACCCGCGGCGCCGCATCGATTCCCGTAGTACCGCCTGATCCGCCTGCATCGCCGCGATCGCGGCTCCCGCACCGTCCAGTGGTGGCCCCGACAACTCGATGGCGCCGCCGGGTTCCATGGTGATCGCGCTGCCACCGGGCAACTGCGGCACCGCCGCGACCGCTTCGGTCAACTCATCCCAAGCGGGCCGCCGCGACAGGTCGGAGAGATCGAAGCAGTGCGCCTCGATCTCGAGGCCGACGCGGCCCACCGGGCCGTCCCGCAGACAACCGCCACCGGCCAGCAGGGCGGCGGCGTACGCGCTCGACAACTCGGGGTATTCGGCGTGCGGACGGCGCACGGCGGTAGCGGTGCCCATCTGAACATCCCCTTCCGAGATTCGGGGTGGCCCCCGTCAACCGTTGGTTGGTGTTCCCGGACCAAGTCTGGATTGCCTAGTTCAGACGCGTCCCGAGCATTTCGTGTTCGTCCGACGATGCCATGAGGCACCGACAAAAGTCTGCGCGATATTTGTGCGATGCCTGGCTCCAACCCGACAACGTCATTGCCCCAGAGCGTTCTGCATGGCCCCGGCCAGCACGTTGACCGCGGGGCCGGCGTTGCCGGATTGGCAGACTTTCGCCTGCAGCAGAACGTTCTCCCGCAGCCGGGTCTGCACAAAACAGCGGCGATCGGTGTCCGCCTCCTGCTTGACCCACGCCGAGTCGACCGGGCCGGCCTGCTCACCCGCGAAACTCCAGACCTGGGTCCGGCCGTCCTCCAAGTGCATCGCGGTGGTCTGCCCCGAGCATCCGACGGTGCGGTCGACGACCCGGTGAAATGCGCGGGTCGCAGCCTCTGCGGTCGCGAACACTCCCACTGCCTGCTTGGCCGAGTGGCTGTCGTCGGTGGCCGTCGTCTGTGTCACGGCGCCGTTGAACGACGCCAGGTCCGGGTCGCCGTACACCTCGGGCAGCCCGATGTCACCCCAGTTGTTGCACACCGGAAGGTCGACGAAGAAGCCCTGATACGGCGTGGTGAACGTGGACTCCCAGCCCATCGGGGCGCCGACCACATTGCCGACCGATCCCTTGCCGAGGACCGCGTACGACACCACGCCCGGGTCCGACGGTTTGGCGGCCGCAGCGGGCGGGGCGACCAGTGCCGCGATGACGCAGGCGGTGAACCAGAGCGGGCGCGCAGTCATGACTCCGATGATGCCAGTGACCGGCCGCGTTCCCGAACAGACGACAGGCCGCACCCCGATCGGGCACGGCCTGTCGTTTGATGCGGGACTGGTGGGGTCAGCGTCCGGGCTGGGCCGGACCGGGCTGGCCGGGTGCTTGCGGGCCGGGGCCGCCGGGACCCTGCCAACCGGGGCCGCCCTGGCCTGGTCCACCGGGACCCTGCCAGCCGGGGCCGCCCTGGCCCTGCCAGCCCGGACCGCCGGGGAACATCGGGTGCCACATACCGCCGCCGCGCGGACCCTGGTGACCCTCGCGGAATTCGGACGTGTCTTGTCCGCGGTGGTGCTTGTGCCAGCCGTGGTGGCCACCGCCGGAATGCGCGCCGAGAACGAAGCCGGAGAAGAAGATCGTCGCGACGATGA includes these proteins:
- a CDS encoding sensor domain-containing protein, producing the protein MTARPLWFTACVIAALVAPPAAAAKPSDPGVVSYAVLGKGSVGNVVGAPMGWESTFTTPYQGFFVDLPVCNNWGDIGLPEVYGDPDLASFNGAVTQTTATDDSHSAKQAVGVFATAEAATRAFHRVVDRTVGCSGQTTAMHLEDGRTQVWSFAGEQAGPVDSAWVKQEADTDRRCFVQTRLRENVLLQAKVCQSGNAGPAVNVLAGAMQNALGQ